A portion of the Musa acuminata AAA Group cultivar baxijiao chromosome BXJ1-1, Cavendish_Baxijiao_AAA, whole genome shotgun sequence genome contains these proteins:
- the LOC135679560 gene encoding respiratory burst oxidase homolog protein B-like produces the protein MAESKDFTGKLFVALVIKLSASENKLSKVKAHAVTYAALVMKELDPDNLGYIEIAQLETLVRGLVNSQGSERTLRRSHGLGKSNDNKANTALDAWKFEQYRRRSAFQVMGYCVCIAKAAAETLKLKMALILITVGRNMLTRLRLTALNSIFPLMTTSTSTRRSVVKLPSPLHHLAGFNAFWYAHHLLALVYALLVVHSYFIFLTKKWYKKTTWMYLTIPVLFYACEGLIRKLHEKSYRVAIIKAAIYPGNVLSIHVKKPPGFKCKSGMYLFIKYPDVTPFEWHPFSITSTPGDGYLSVHIRS, from the exons ATGGCTGAGTCAAAGGACTTCACTGGGAAGCTATTTGTGGCTTTG GTGATCAAATTGAGTGCCTCAGAAAACAAGCTTTCAAAAGTCAAAGCACATGCTGTTACCTATGCAGCTCTTGTCATGAAGGAGCTTGACCCCGATAATCTTGGTTACATCGAG ATTGCACAACTTGAGACTTTGGTTCGAGGCCTGGTTAACTCACAAGGATCTGAGAGAACACTCAGAAGGTCACATGGGCTTGGAAAATCAAATGACAACAAGGCT AATACAGCTCTAGATGCGTGGAAATTTGAGCAGTACAGAAGGAGGTCAGCTTTTCAAGTAATGGGCTATTGTGTCTGCATAGCCAAGGCTGCAGCTGAAACCCTGAAGTTGAAGATGGCTCTGATTCTCATCACTGTTGGCAGAAATATGCTTACAAGACTTAGATTAACTGCTCTTAATTCAATATTCCCATTGATGACAACATCAACTTCCACAAG AAGAAGTGTTGTGAAGTTGCCATCACCCCTCCACCACTTAGCTGGCTTTAATGCATTTTGGTACGCCCACCACCTCCTGGCACTGGTATATGCTCTCCTAGTAGTTCATTCCTATTTCATTTTTCTCACCAAGAAGTGGTACAAGAAGACG ACATGGATGTACCTCACAATTCCTGTCCTTTTTTATGCCTGTGAGGGATTAATCAGAAAACTTCATGAGAAAAGCTATCGTGTGGCCATCATTAAG GCAGCCATATATCCAGGCAACGTCCTCTCAATACATGTGAAAAAGCCACCAGGATTCAAGTGTAAAAGTGGAATGTACCTATTCATCAAGTATCCAGATGTCACACCTTTTGAATG GCATCCCTTCTCAATCACATCCACACCAGGAGATGGCTATTTGAGTGTTCATATTCGATCCTAG